A single region of the Zygotorulaspora mrakii chromosome 4, complete sequence genome encodes:
- the ELG1 gene encoding Elg1p (similar to Saccharomyces cerevisiae ELG1 (YOR144C); ancestral locus Anc_5.481), whose product MSHAVSLTELLDGNSKKKKLERLIVNPDEPLISGDELHSDNSGLQDEDIDASSMVISEDILPPVKKTSSQTLAEKEPQSVQDFLMSRKNKRKVEPIDDLDNTVIISSDIEETSQDGVFVDNVEFYEKSSSKQMPSKVSYPANFKTTRLKDLFKDLKQAPSKPIELNSATVTRTLDRDGISKKKRKTCSKPTSIEAPFPSKQLIEPDNDNIKYRKLHISCKKRNLTDQSTSNFESFEYELLTAKENKQHNKMFTKISTNNEKHASLWTRLMKPKSINDVLLDKSLKSNVSAWISQAFMKLKRPTTRHKLLKRQRVEDKTPLDDFIVNDETDEDATGIREFVPIMILFGEGIGKNTLIEVIMKQLGGHVYEIDTSSNRSKKNIFDSLKEFSTSHYVKGKGAKGVILFDDVDVLFKEHDKFFWQAVERVLLGSRRPILLLCRDLNYIPYSIVRLAADEGALFHAKKVSSQTVIRFLQRYCQRLGLDISVPILELLVNSNNNDIRKCLMELQFICTFPGGFSAQSDEKRDFDPGDLNKAALYADSISSCNILLTKTEWMSSIAQHDDLTLMSPQVVAKYNNFSEDQEKLRNDYLIDYRLHLLNKINHRMLPFELNIAKEINSTLKKIYPLFEVRHLNTQKSFNNICRAAISYLSTRIDFQQQGTEVQARRTRNSKKYQEILDSFDGKYAQTSTEENIKHDFAVSVSKNIKEQVYPFAYEIAKSDALSKEKNKQVFLDASKGVAKDQYDELVYKLLAHGAMKPIWFKGNPKLVIDN is encoded by the coding sequence ATGAGTCATGCCGTTTCTCTAACGGAACTTTTGGATGGTAActcgaagaaaaaaaagctggAACGACTTATCGTCAATCCAGACGAGCCGCTAATATCAGGAGATGAGTTACATAGTGACAACTCTGGTTTACAGGACGAAGATATAGACGCAAGCTCAATGGTAATATCAGAAGATATACTGCCACCAGTAAAGAAAACGAGTTCTCAAACGCTGGCTGAAAAGGAGCCACAATCAGTACAAGATTTTCTAATGAgtagaaaaaataaaaggaAGGTGGAACCGATTGACGACTTAGACAATACTGTTATTATCTCAtcagatattgaagaaaccAGCCAAGATGGAGTATTTGTTGATAATGTCGaattttatgaaaaaagCAGTTCGAAGCAGATGCCAAGTAAAGTTTCATATCCcgcaaatttcaaaacaacaAGGTTAAAGGACTTGTTCAAAGACCTAAAGCAAGCCCCTTCGAAGCCAATTGAATTAAATTCTGCTACAGTTACTCGCACCCTTGATCGTGATGGAATAAGTAAGAAGAAACGCAAAACGTGCTCAAAACCCACATCTATCGAAGCGCCATTCCCGTCTAAACAGTTGATAGAACCTGATAATGACAATATTAAATACAGAAAGTTGCACATATcttgcaaaaaaagaaatctaaCAGACCAATCGACCTCAAACTTTGAATCTTTTGAGTATGAACTGCTGACTGCAAAGGAAAACAAACAACACAATAAAATGTTCACAAAAATATCCACAAATAACGAAAAACATGCCTCCCTATGGACACGTCTTATGAAACCGAAATCAATCAATGATGTTCTTTTGGATAAATCACTTAAGAGTAACGTCTCTGCATGGATCTCTCAAGCTTTTATGAAGCTAAAAAGACCAACCACAAGGCATAAACTTTTAAAGAGGCAGAGAGTAGAGGATAAAACGCCTCTAGATGATTTCATAGTGAACGATGAAACGGATGAAGACGCCACTGGGATTAGAGAGTTTGTACCTATCATGATTCTATTCGGAGAAGGTATTGGCAAGAATACACTGATTGAGGTTATAATGAAACAGCTCGGAGGGCATGTTTACGAAATTGATACGTCTTCGAACAGATCCAAGAAAAACATATTTGACAGCTTGAAAGAGTTCTCAACTTCTCATTATGTTAAAGGCAAGGGTGCCAAGGGAGTCATATTATTCGATGACGTTGatgttcttttcaaagaacatgacaaatttttttggcaaGCCGTTGAAAGAGTGCTTTTAGGCAGCAGGCGACCAATATTATTGCTGTGTCGCGATCTTAACTACATTCCCTATAGTATCGTTCGATTAGCAGCCGATGAAGGTGCACTTTTCCATGCGAAAAAGGTATCAAGCCAAACTGTTATCAGATTTTTACAGCGATATTGCCAAAGGCTTGGACTCGATATCAGTGTACCCATATTGGAACTACTTGTGAATTCCAATAACAATGACATAAGAAAATGCCTGATGGAACTGCAATTTATATGCACTTTCCCGGGAGGCTTTTCTGCTCAAAGTGACGAAAAAAGGGATTTCGATCCGGGCGATCTGAACAAAGCAGCATTATATGCTGATAGCATCTCCTCATGTAATATCCTTCTCACCAAAACTGAATGGATGTCATCAATAGCCCAGCACGATGATTTAACCTTGATGTCACCACAAGTAGTCGCAAAATATAATAACTTTAGCGAAGACCAAGAGAAGCTTCGAAACGATTATTTGATAGATTATAGACTGCATCTTCTGAACAAAATCAACCATCGAATGTTGCCCTTTGAACTTAATATTGCTAAAGAAATCAACTCAAcactcaaaaaaatatatccatTATTTGAGGTTCGTCATCTTAACACACAAAAAAGTTTTAATAATATTTGCAGAGCAGCTATATCTTACTTGAGCACTAGAATTGATTTCCAACAACAAGGTACGGAAGTACAAGCAAGACGAACGagaaattccaaaaaatatcaagaaattcTAGATAGTTTTGATGGAAAATATGCCCAGACTTCGACAGAAGAGAACATCAAGCATGACTTTGCTGTTTCAGTAagcaaaaatatcaaggaGCAAGTGTATCCATTTGCATATGAAATAGCCAAGTCGGATGCTCTatctaaagaaaaaaataagcaAGTATTTCTGGACGCTTCCAAAGGAGTTGCAAAGGACCAGTATGATGAACTTGTGTATAAGTTGCTAGCACATGGGGCAATGAAGCCAATATGGTTCAAAGGAAATCCGAAACTTGTGATAGACAATTGA
- the SPT3 gene encoding transcriptional regulator SPT3 (similar to Saccharomyces cerevisiae SPT3 (YDR392W); ancestral locus Anc_5.480) has protein sequence MDKHKYRLEIQQMMFVSGETNEAPVETTSLIEDIVRGQVIEILLQSTKTAQMRNSKSILPEDVIFLIRHDKAKVNRLRTYLSWKDLRKNAKDQDAAAAAGSGSGPGGIEDDEKKAGPEKDEKEGGNVMKVKKSQIKLPWELQFMFNEQPLEKNEDDDELDEDEREANMATLKRLKTADDRTRNMTKEEYVHWSDCRQASFTFRKAKRFKEWSGISQLTDSKPHDDVIDILGFLTFEIVCSLTETALRIKKQGQILQLQKNKSQKSAPDLKLEITNIHRKKRLFDGPDNVANPLKRKHVEEAWRILQTIDMKHRALTNFRGGKLNSRPVIM, from the coding sequence ATGGATAAACATAAATATCGTTTAGAAATACAGCAGATGATGTTTGTCTCAGGGGAAACGAATGAGGCCCCCGTGGAGACTACGTCTTTGATTGAAGATATAGTGAGAGGACAAGTCATAGAAATACTACTACAGTCAACAAAGACAGCCCAGATGCGTAACAGTAAATCAATTTTACCAGAAGACGTAATATTTCTTATTAGACATGATAAGGCTAAGGTAAACCGTCTTAGAACGTATCTTTCATGGAAAGATTTGCGTAAAAATGCTAAAGATCAAGATGCAGCGGCAGCAGCAGGGTCAGGTTCAGGTCCTGGGGGAatcgaagatgatgaaaagaaggcTGGTCCTGAAAAGGATGAGAAAGAAGGGGGTAATGTCATGAAAGTAAAGAAATCTCAGATCAAACTACCTTGGGAGTTGCAATTCATGTTCAATGAACAACCCCTGGAAAAAAACGAGGACGACGATGAGCTGGACGAAGATGAAAGGGAAGCAAATATGGCAACTCTAAAAAGGTTGAAAACTGCTGATGATCGTACTAGAAATATGACTAAAGAGGAATATGTCCATTGGTCTGACTGTCGACAAGCAAGTTTTACATTTAGAAAAGCTAAAAGATTCAAGGAATGGTCAGGAATATCTCAGCTTACAGACAGTAAACCACACGACGATGTGATTGATATTCTAGGTTTCCTGACATTCGAAATTGTTTGCTCTTTAACCGAAACTGCCTTAAGAATTAAAAAACAAGGACAAATACTacagcttcaaaaaaacaagtCTCAAAAATCTGCTCCTGACTTGAAATTGGAGATTACTAATATACATAGGAAAAAGAGACTTTTTGATGGTCCTGATAATGTAGCGAACCCACTTAAACGGAAACATGTGGAAGAGGCGTGGAGAATACTTCAAACCATAGATATGAAGCACAGAGCATTGACGAATTTTAGAGGTGGTAAATTAAACTCAAGACCAGTTATTATGTAG